A single genomic interval of Terriglobales bacterium harbors:
- a CDS encoding lmo0937 family membrane protein encodes MLWTIFVILLILWLLGFSFHVAGGLIHLLLIVALVVLVVNLLSGRRA; translated from the coding sequence ATGCTTTGGACCATTTTCGTCATTCTTCTCATCCTCTGGCTCCTGGGCTTCAGCTTCCATGTAGCCGGGGGATTGATTCATTTGCTGCTGATTGTTGCGTTGGTAGTCCTGGTCGTCAACCTGCTGAGCGGTCGACGCGCATAA
- a CDS encoding response regulator — MRLPGVTVADDAAGCLKSVGCRETQDRGLAGILESTELLHIAQIPNREKPTFRAGTKDAAVTHSKITAPPTQKAAPPRILLVQSDSSGPSALDSAFKRSSFEVVATSTVKQAVILLTAQNFSALVCDLHIPAPGDGFTLVNTMRHFHPDAITVIMSQYPALRESISALLPQADEILMTPVAPEHVVTLLKNRLREPKHHDVRVPEPVATVLERYSSNTISDWMARVNGSKDLVSIPLSNEGRTGHLPTLLRELVQRLRAPHVDEGKAKVSLAALAHGRVRSEQGYTATMLVEESRILQVCIFKTLRTNLSSLDLSLVLTDVMTIADEVDSQLKQTMASFSDQLAHAHAVRPMSAAG, encoded by the coding sequence ATGCGATTACCTGGCGTCACGGTTGCTGACGACGCTGCGGGATGTCTCAAATCTGTTGGCTGCCGCGAAACTCAGGATCGCGGCTTAGCCGGCATTCTGGAATCAACAGAGTTGCTCCATATTGCTCAGATTCCCAATCGTGAAAAGCCTACATTTAGAGCTGGCACGAAGGACGCCGCTGTGACACACTCAAAAATCACCGCCCCCCCAACTCAGAAGGCCGCTCCACCTAGAATCCTCCTCGTACAATCCGATTCGTCTGGTCCAAGTGCTCTGGACAGTGCATTCAAAAGGAGCAGTTTCGAAGTGGTTGCGACATCCACTGTCAAGCAAGCCGTAATTCTTCTCACCGCCCAAAACTTTTCCGCGCTGGTTTGTGATCTTCACATTCCCGCACCCGGCGATGGATTCACATTGGTAAACACAATGCGGCACTTTCATCCGGACGCTATCACCGTGATCATGAGCCAGTATCCAGCCTTGAGGGAGTCTATTTCCGCGCTTCTTCCGCAAGCCGACGAGATCCTCATGACTCCGGTCGCGCCTGAACACGTTGTCACATTGCTGAAGAACAGACTCCGCGAACCGAAACATCATGATGTGAGAGTTCCTGAACCGGTGGCGACCGTCTTAGAACGGTATTCATCGAACACCATCTCGGACTGGATGGCTCGCGTCAACGGCAGCAAAGACCTGGTGAGCATCCCACTCAGTAATGAAGGACGAACCGGCCATCTACCGACTTTACTCAGGGAACTCGTTCAAAGACTGCGAGCGCCTCACGTGGATGAAGGTAAGGCAAAGGTTTCCCTGGCCGCTCTTGCTCATGGAAGGGTGCGTAGTGAACAGGGCTACACTGCGACGATGCTCGTAGAGGAGTCGCGAATCCTTCAAGTCTGCATATTCAAAACCCTGCGCACTAATCTGAGCTCTCTGGATTTGTCCCTCGTGCTCACGGATGTGATGACCATCGCAGACGAAGTGGACTCGCAACTCAAGCAGACGATGGCCAGCTTTTCCGATCAATTAGCCCACGCACATGCCGTCAGGCCGATGAGCGCAGCTGGGTAG
- a CDS encoding lipid-binding SYLF domain-containing protein, with the protein MKKLLLLAVVLGFANLSWAGSARKDAVDRMDNAAQVLHEILAAPDQGIPEEVLESARCVAVVPHMMKGGFIVGAKQGKGVATCRTAKGWSAPAFFTVGGGSFGAQIGVEAVDLVMILNEKGMQRLIASKFEIGGDASAAAGPVGRHASANTDWKLDTEILTYSRAKGAFAGATLEGASVRRDDDSTRAIYGSKANTEAVLTGRVRVPASAHIFLTAVGGAQAQAKRKS; encoded by the coding sequence GTGAAGAAACTTTTGTTGCTCGCAGTAGTGTTGGGCTTTGCTAACTTATCGTGGGCTGGATCGGCGCGAAAAGATGCCGTCGATCGAATGGACAACGCAGCCCAGGTGCTGCATGAAATTCTTGCTGCTCCCGATCAGGGAATTCCCGAAGAAGTACTTGAAAGCGCCCGTTGCGTTGCGGTTGTCCCCCACATGATGAAGGGTGGTTTTATCGTCGGCGCCAAACAGGGCAAGGGAGTGGCTACTTGCCGTACTGCTAAGGGCTGGAGCGCGCCCGCATTCTTTACCGTGGGTGGTGGGAGCTTTGGCGCACAAATTGGAGTCGAGGCAGTGGATCTGGTCATGATCCTGAACGAAAAGGGCATGCAGCGCCTGATTGCGAGTAAGTTCGAGATCGGCGGCGATGCCTCGGCTGCTGCCGGACCTGTGGGACGGCATGCATCCGCCAATACAGACTGGAAGCTGGATACCGAGATCCTGACCTACTCCCGCGCAAAAGGTGCATTCGCTGGAGCTACCTTGGAAGGCGCATCGGTGCGGCGCGACGACGATTCCACACGCGCCATTTACGGGAGCAAAGCTAACACCGAGGCAGTACTGACAGGCCGAGTGCGTGTGCCCGCGTCAGCCCACATTTTCTTGACCGCAGTGGGCGGCGCCCAAGCTCAAGCCAAACGCAAGTCATAA